In Bradyrhizobium sp. 1(2017), one DNA window encodes the following:
- a CDS encoding AraC family transcriptional regulator: MPGTETNELLKAMVPLFRIRPVIDDSCRFGGSWESLHAPNGRGWAQFHMVTRGSCLVERPGLSSQRLDAGDILLLPHGDSHLVRSRENGLAGRISTEIRNGVRERTTVEAPADTELLCGRFLFEMADDNPLIAALPDEIVVRTAGKPHLERFRHLLVDIRWELDAGQVGAEIVAGDLARALFVMMLRDHLADIDSGNHTVSLLRDRATARVVLAILNDLARAWTLEEMAAVAISSRATLVRIFRRRAGIAPMTFLSDLRMAIARQRLAGTSDPIAKIASDVGYASESALSKAIMRRYGMRPGALRMAEPGRDNDRDQRLRAG; encoded by the coding sequence ATGCCGGGGACCGAGACGAACGAGCTGTTGAAGGCGATGGTCCCGCTGTTCAGAATCCGTCCGGTGATCGACGATTCCTGTCGATTCGGCGGCAGCTGGGAGTCGTTACACGCGCCGAACGGCAGGGGATGGGCACAATTCCACATGGTGACGCGCGGCTCTTGCCTCGTGGAAAGGCCGGGCCTGAGCTCGCAGCGGCTGGACGCCGGCGACATTCTGCTCTTGCCGCACGGCGACAGTCATCTGGTCCGAAGCCGGGAAAACGGTCTCGCAGGGAGGATCTCGACCGAGATCAGGAACGGTGTTCGCGAGCGCACGACGGTCGAGGCCCCTGCCGACACCGAGTTGCTGTGCGGCCGCTTCCTGTTCGAGATGGCGGATGACAACCCGCTGATTGCAGCCCTGCCCGATGAAATCGTCGTGCGCACGGCGGGAAAGCCGCACCTCGAACGGTTTCGGCACCTCCTGGTCGACATCCGCTGGGAACTCGATGCTGGACAAGTTGGGGCGGAGATCGTCGCGGGCGATCTTGCAAGGGCCCTGTTCGTCATGATGCTCCGCGATCACCTTGCGGATATCGACTCCGGCAATCATACGGTCTCGCTGTTGCGGGACCGCGCGACCGCACGCGTGGTGCTGGCGATCCTCAATGATCTTGCCCGGGCCTGGACGCTCGAGGAGATGGCGGCAGTCGCCATCTCCTCGCGGGCGACGCTGGTACGTATCTTTCGAAGGCGTGCAGGGATCGCGCCGATGACGTTCCTGTCCGATCTGAGAATGGCGATCGCGCGTCAGCGGCTGGCTGGCACCTCCGATCCGATTGCAAAGATCGCCAGCGACGTCGGGTATGCGTCCGAAAGCGCCTTGAGCAAGGCCATCATGCGCAGATACGGCATGCGCCCTGGCGCGCTGAGGATGGCAGAACCGGGGCGTGACAACGATCGGGACCAGCGGCTTCGCGCCGGCTGA